In Pelagibaculum spongiae, one genomic interval encodes:
- a CDS encoding manganese-dependent inorganic pyrophosphatase, protein MPIYVVGHKIPDSDSICSAIALAHLKNQIGEPAVATRLGELSPETQYILDKFGFETPEYKTSYAGEKIFIVDHSEVGQAPDDVADATIVGIVDHHKLGDLTTSTPLECWIRPVGCSNTIIKQMYDFYGIEIPKNVAGVMLCAILSDTVIFKSPTCTPVDKAAVEDLARLAGVDDIVALGMEMFKVKSAVEGTPVRDLVKRDFKDFDMNGHKVGVGQLEVIDLAVFDSIKDDLQADIAALKEEGGRHSVLLLLTDIMREGSEMLVVSDSADLTERAYGKPTTDGKVWLEGVLSRKKQVIPSLQDAFK, encoded by the coding sequence ATGCCAATTTATGTAGTGGGCCATAAGATCCCTGATTCCGATTCGATTTGTAGTGCTATCGCATTAGCTCATTTAAAGAACCAGATCGGTGAGCCAGCAGTTGCGACACGTCTGGGTGAGTTGTCACCAGAAACTCAATACATTCTGGACAAGTTCGGTTTTGAAACTCCGGAATACAAAACCAGCTATGCCGGTGAGAAAATCTTCATTGTTGACCACTCTGAAGTAGGCCAAGCTCCAGATGATGTTGCTGATGCAACTATCGTTGGCATTGTGGATCACCATAAGCTGGGTGATTTGACAACATCTACTCCTTTGGAATGCTGGATTCGTCCTGTAGGTTGTTCTAATACCATCATCAAGCAGATGTATGACTTTTACGGTATTGAGATTCCAAAGAATGTTGCCGGCGTGATGCTGTGCGCCATTTTGAGTGACACGGTTATCTTCAAATCGCCTACTTGTACACCTGTTGATAAGGCAGCGGTTGAAGATCTGGCCAGACTTGCCGGTGTTGATGACATCGTTGCTTTGGGCATGGAAATGTTCAAAGTGAAATCTGCAGTTGAAGGCACGCCAGTTCGTGATCTGGTTAAACGTGACTTCAAAGATTTCGATATGAATGGCCACAAAGTTGGTGTGGGACAGTTAGAAGTTATCGACCTGGCAGTATTTGATTCAATCAAAGATGATCTGCAAGCCGATATCGCTGCATTGAAAGAAGAAGGCGGCCGTCACAGCGTATTATTGTTGCTGACCGATATCATGCGTGAAGGCTCAGAAATGCTGGTTGTAAGCGATTCTGCAGACTTAACCGAGCGCGCTTATGGCAAGCCAACTACCGACGGAAAAGTCTGGTTAGAAGGTGTATTAAGCCGTAAAAAACAAGTGATCCCATCGCTGCAGGATGCGTTTAAATAA
- a CDS encoding rhodanese-like domain-containing protein: MSSAVSRAPAAASELALKHFQSLLQYETDCWDIHHAISNQRQDFILLDVRGVELFQQGHIEAAINLPWSQINQKNLERFPLDSLFVVYCAGPHCNATEKAAIRLAKLNRPVKKMIGGVCGWLDEGFELKKGA, translated from the coding sequence ATGAGCTCTGCAGTATCCCGAGCGCCAGCCGCCGCCAGTGAACTGGCGTTAAAGCATTTTCAATCCTTACTGCAATATGAAACCGATTGCTGGGATATTCACCATGCAATCAGTAACCAACGACAAGACTTTATTTTATTGGATGTTCGCGGTGTAGAACTGTTTCAACAAGGTCATATCGAAGCAGCAATCAACCTGCCATGGAGCCAGATTAATCAGAAAAACCTCGAGCGTTTTCCATTAGATAGCTTGTTTGTAGTTTATTGCGCCGGGCCACATTGCAATGCCACCGAGAAAGCCGCCATTCGACTGGCAAAATTAAATCGACCAGTTAAAAAAATGATTGGCGGGGTCTGTGGCTGGCTGGATGAAGGGTTTGAATTAAAAAAGGGAGCCTAA
- a CDS encoding helix-turn-helix domain-containing protein, which translates to MAQTTVSPKVAILAHPQASLFELGCAVELFGLPRPEINHWYATQVVAWQENQLSALCGIQLQITKISCLDKFSHLVIPYWPVNNTEIDQKLRQAIIQFYQAGKVIVSFCSGSFLLAEIDLLNNRNATTHWRYAEQFKARFPQINYVDDVLYLFDGKLGCSAGSAAALDLGIEVIRQDYGYQIANQVARRLVMSAHRAGGQSQFVQTPLLAVPNQFAATLDWVISHLADPIDIDFLAAKANMSRRTFDRKFRSSFNLSAQQWLSQQRIIKAKQLLESESHAVEKVAELSGFNNATAMRHYFRKLVGVTPVQYRKQFSS; encoded by the coding sequence ATGGCACAAACCACAGTGAGTCCCAAGGTGGCGATTCTGGCCCACCCACAGGCTTCGTTATTTGAATTAGGTTGTGCGGTTGAGCTGTTTGGTTTGCCTCGACCTGAGATTAATCATTGGTATGCAACTCAGGTGGTGGCGTGGCAGGAAAATCAGCTTTCGGCGCTGTGTGGCATTCAACTTCAAATAACCAAAATTTCTTGTTTAGATAAGTTTAGCCACTTAGTGATTCCGTATTGGCCAGTGAATAACACAGAAATTGATCAAAAATTGCGACAAGCGATTATTCAATTTTATCAAGCGGGGAAAGTTATTGTTTCCTTCTGTTCGGGTAGTTTTTTATTAGCTGAAATTGACTTATTAAATAATCGAAATGCGACTACGCATTGGCGTTACGCCGAGCAATTTAAAGCACGCTTCCCGCAAATAAATTATGTTGATGATGTTTTGTATCTATTCGATGGCAAGCTAGGTTGTTCTGCAGGTAGTGCAGCAGCGTTAGATTTAGGCATCGAAGTAATTCGACAGGACTATGGTTATCAAATAGCTAATCAGGTCGCTAGGCGATTAGTCATGTCGGCACATCGGGCGGGTGGCCAGTCGCAATTCGTTCAAACACCGTTGCTAGCAGTGCCGAATCAGTTTGCTGCCACATTGGACTGGGTGATTAGCCATTTGGCAGATCCAATTGATATTGATTTTCTAGCAGCTAAAGCAAATATGTCGCGCCGGACTTTTGATCGAAAGTTTCGCTCCAGTTTTAATCTAAGTGCCCAGCAATGGCTCAGCCAGCAACGAATTATAAAAGCGAAACAGTTATTGGAGTCAGAAAGTCATGCGGTAGAGAAGGTTGCAGAATTATCTGGTTTTAACAATGCCACTGCAATGCGTCATTATTTCAGGAAATTAGTCGGTGTAACGCCAGTGCAATATCGTAAGCAATTTTCCAGTTAA
- a CDS encoding Gfo/Idh/MocA family protein, which produces MLRWGILGTSFISDTVAQAIVNDLGSSIQAVAGRRQQAVDQFRDKFPVVTGYTDFQALINDPEVDLVYVGLPNHLHHQYIIAALEADKHVLSEKSLSIDIDKTQQIVDAVKKSTNFFIEGLMYLHHPLVYQLQQLIQDKTIGELKSISGSYCADIAKFVNPDSKGAIYNLGCYPISLMHLMIKTAFPENAFENYQLAAQGSISEKDHNICDASLSLKLSNGLTARIHTAETYGMAHQFTLVGDKGTINLLSNPWLPEAKDNQIELKLYDQPTQLIELDAEGDAFLYQTRQVRQAIEQGRQFLPDSCPTIDDSQQIMRLLTDWESAARASCG; this is translated from the coding sequence ATGTTGCGTTGGGGCATTTTAGGCACCAGTTTTATTTCCGATACAGTGGCACAAGCGATTGTAAATGATCTAGGTTCTTCAATTCAGGCGGTGGCAGGTCGGCGTCAGCAGGCGGTTGATCAGTTCAGAGACAAGTTTCCGGTAGTGACGGGTTATACCGATTTCCAAGCATTGATAAATGATCCAGAGGTTGACCTAGTCTACGTGGGCTTGCCCAATCACCTACATCATCAATATATTATTGCTGCATTAGAAGCTGACAAACATGTGTTGAGTGAAAAGTCCTTATCAATTGATATAGATAAAACGCAACAAATTGTCGACGCAGTTAAAAAAAGCACCAATTTTTTTATTGAAGGCTTAATGTATTTGCACCACCCTTTGGTTTATCAGCTGCAGCAACTAATTCAAGATAAAACGATAGGTGAATTAAAATCTATTAGTGGCTCTTATTGTGCTGATATCGCGAAGTTTGTTAACCCCGATAGCAAAGGTGCAATTTATAACCTGGGCTGTTATCCAATATCTTTAATGCATCTAATGATTAAAACGGCATTTCCTGAAAATGCGTTTGAAAATTATCAATTAGCAGCCCAAGGCAGTATTTCTGAAAAAGACCACAATATTTGTGATGCTTCATTGAGCTTGAAACTTAGTAATGGATTGACGGCGAGAATTCATACCGCAGAAACTTATGGGATGGCGCACCAATTTACCTTGGTTGGTGACAAGGGCACGATTAACTTGTTGAGTAATCCATGGCTGCCTGAAGCCAAAGATAATCAGATTGAACTCAAACTATATGACCAACCAACACAGCTGATTGAGCTAGATGCTGAGGGTGATGCTTTTCTCTACCAGACAAGACAAGTACGTCAGGCGATAGAGCAAGGCCGCCAATTTCTGCCAGATTCTTGCCCAACTATCGACGATTCACAGCAAATCATGCGGCTATTAACTGACTGGGAATCCGCTGCTCGAGCGAGTTGTGGATAA
- a CDS encoding MarC family protein, with protein sequence MLETYTIAFTTFFATIGPLDVVAIFIGLTATSSAASRRAMAIKGSIIATLILVFFALVGQFILDNLGISLAALKVAGGILLLLIGIDLVFSPAASAAEEESQESDEKQDISVFPLATPLIGGPGAMGAAILLMADNTGHWGDQGVVILALVSVTALTLVLLLLANRVQQLFGLTGMHVISRVFGVLLTALAVQFMFDGIKQSGLLGS encoded by the coding sequence ATGTTAGAAACTTACACCATCGCATTTACCACTTTTTTTGCCACTATTGGCCCGCTAGACGTTGTCGCTATTTTTATCGGCCTGACTGCGACATCTTCTGCTGCCAGTCGGCGTGCTATGGCAATTAAAGGGTCGATTATTGCCACGTTAATTTTGGTGTTTTTTGCTCTGGTAGGTCAGTTTATTCTGGATAATCTGGGGATTTCTCTGGCAGCGTTAAAAGTAGCTGGTGGTATTTTGCTGTTATTAATTGGCATTGATCTGGTATTTTCTCCTGCGGCTTCTGCTGCTGAAGAAGAGAGTCAAGAGTCTGATGAAAAACAGGATATTTCAGTATTTCCATTGGCAACTCCTTTGATTGGTGGGCCGGGTGCAATGGGTGCGGCAATTCTGTTGATGGCAGATAATACGGGGCATTGGGGTGACCAAGGTGTGGTCATTCTTGCACTAGTTTCGGTTACAGCATTAACACTGGTATTATTGTTATTAGCTAACCGGGTACAGCAGTTATTCGGGTTAACTGGTATGCATGTAATTAGCCGGGTATTTGGTGTTTTACTCACGGCGTTAGCAGTTCAGTTTATGTTTGATGGTATTAAGCAAAGTGGTTTGCTGGGTAGCTAG
- the tnpC gene encoding IS66 family transposase: protein MDSIEINKTIAETERLLAKSKRLPPELVAMVRMLMLVVKILLDSKGLNSKNSSIPPSADPNREKKSRAKSNKNPGGQPGHKGSNLSPVKDPDEVLDITIDRSQLPKGKYRVVGSESRQVVDVRITRYVTEYRAQILQDEQGNQFVAEFPQGVTRPIQYGNEFKANAVYMSSYQLIPYERTQKHFAEILDAPISTGSLANFNQEAFHRLKPFAQLVPAILRAGDLIHADETGVNINGKRKWLHVASNDRWTWIEAHESRGIEAMEAIDILPKFTGLLVHDHWKSYYRFVLCLHVLCNAHHVRELARAHEQDGQQWAKAMEDLLYEMNTAVNEAGGELDEKQCQKWVKRYRKILKAGDRECPAPEPKKADKKGQLKRGKLARSKSRNLLERLRDFEADVLRFMSNTRAPFTNNQGERDFRMSKVQQKISGCFRSWDGVKAYCRIRSYISTCQKHGVGVGEALSLLFAGKWPDFIQEKLDRLV from the coding sequence ATGGACTCAATCGAAATTAATAAAACCATCGCTGAAACCGAGCGCTTGTTAGCCAAAAGCAAACGCTTACCGCCCGAACTGGTGGCGATGGTTCGTATGCTGATGCTCGTCGTTAAGATATTGCTTGATAGCAAAGGGCTAAACAGCAAAAACTCCAGCATTCCGCCATCGGCAGATCCTAATCGAGAAAAGAAATCGCGCGCCAAAAGCAATAAAAACCCAGGCGGGCAGCCTGGCCATAAAGGCAGTAATTTATCACCGGTGAAAGACCCAGATGAAGTGCTGGATATTACGATTGATCGTAGCCAATTGCCGAAAGGAAAATACCGTGTTGTTGGCAGTGAAAGCCGCCAAGTAGTTGATGTTCGTATTACCCGATATGTCACCGAATATCGGGCGCAGATTCTACAAGACGAGCAGGGTAACCAGTTTGTTGCTGAGTTTCCGCAAGGGGTCACTCGGCCAATACAATATGGCAATGAGTTTAAAGCCAACGCGGTTTATATGTCGAGCTACCAGCTGATTCCTTATGAACGGACTCAAAAGCACTTCGCTGAGATATTGGATGCGCCAATCAGCACCGGTAGCCTTGCCAATTTTAATCAGGAAGCTTTTCATCGACTGAAGCCATTTGCTCAGTTAGTACCGGCTATTTTGCGTGCTGGAGATTTGATTCATGCCGATGAAACCGGCGTCAATATCAATGGTAAACGAAAGTGGCTACATGTCGCGAGCAATGACCGCTGGACGTGGATTGAAGCGCATGAATCAAGAGGTATCGAGGCAATGGAAGCGATCGACATCTTGCCTAAATTTACCGGTTTATTGGTACACGATCACTGGAAAAGCTACTACCGATTTGTGCTGTGCTTGCATGTATTGTGTAACGCCCATCATGTACGTGAATTGGCGCGAGCCCATGAGCAAGATGGCCAGCAGTGGGCCAAGGCAATGGAAGATCTGCTTTATGAAATGAATACAGCAGTCAATGAGGCGGGGGGTGAGTTGGATGAAAAGCAGTGTCAAAAATGGGTGAAGCGATATCGAAAAATATTAAAAGCAGGTGATCGGGAATGCCCGGCACCTGAGCCAAAAAAAGCGGATAAAAAAGGTCAATTAAAACGAGGGAAATTAGCACGAAGTAAATCGAGAAATTTATTAGAACGGCTGCGGGATTTTGAAGCAGACGTGCTGCGGTTTATGAGTAATACCCGAGCACCGTTTACCAATAATCAGGGTGAACGGGACTTCCGTATGAGCAAGGTTCAGCAGAAGATATCAGGCTGCTTCCGCTCATGGGATGGCGTGAAAGCGTATTGCAGAATCCGGAGCTATATATCGACCTGCCAAAAACATGGGGTCGGTGTTGGGGAAGCTTTGTCGTTATTATTTGCGGGTAAATGGCCGGACTTTATTCAGGAGAAATTGGATCGGTTGGTGTGA
- a CDS encoding PhzF family phenazine biosynthesis protein yields MKINIHLVDAFTDQIFKGNSAAVVITEQWLDDELMQSIAFENNLSETAFLVPVVLGQYQIRWFSPLTEVDFCGHATLASSSVIFEQQPQLEQIIFTADAVGELVITHKPDGLIEMQFPNLKPQAVLNPPQQIEKSLLINCQPVQSIAVLKNRQAYVVVLSNPQDILTVEADCELLKQLAPLDVVVTADVSMLQQVGNLDVTNFDIISRYFWPANGGAEDPVTGSIHAALVPYWAEQLGKQKITAYQASKRGGTLYCELVRGGVMVSGYTRKYLQGEIIL; encoded by the coding sequence ATGAAAATTAATATCCATTTAGTCGATGCATTTACCGACCAAATTTTCAAAGGTAATTCGGCGGCTGTGGTGATTACTGAGCAATGGCTCGATGATGAATTAATGCAGTCAATCGCATTTGAAAACAACCTTTCAGAAACCGCTTTTTTGGTTCCAGTGGTTTTAGGTCAATATCAGATTCGTTGGTTCTCACCACTGACTGAAGTCGATTTTTGTGGTCATGCTACCTTGGCATCATCGTCAGTTATTTTTGAGCAACAGCCTCAACTAGAACAGATTATATTCACAGCAGATGCAGTGGGCGAACTGGTAATTACTCACAAGCCTGATGGTTTAATTGAAATGCAGTTTCCCAATTTAAAACCACAGGCTGTTTTGAATCCGCCGCAGCAAATCGAAAAAAGCTTGTTAATTAATTGCCAGCCGGTGCAATCGATAGCGGTATTAAAGAACCGACAAGCTTATGTGGTGGTGCTTAGTAATCCACAAGATATTTTAACGGTTGAAGCAGACTGTGAATTACTCAAACAATTAGCACCTTTAGATGTTGTAGTTACTGCTGATGTATCGATGCTGCAGCAAGTAGGCAATCTAGACGTAACTAATTTCGATATTATCTCACGCTATTTTTGGCCAGCTAATGGTGGTGCAGAAGATCCGGTAACTGGCTCAATTCATGCGGCGCTAGTGCCCTATTGGGCTGAACAGTTGGGCAAGCAGAAAATTACTGCATACCAAGCTTCAAAACGTGGTGGTACGCTTTATTGTGAGCTGGTTAGGGGCGGCGTAATGGTTTCAGGTTATACTCGGAAGTACCTGCAGGGGGAAATTATTTTGTAG
- a CDS encoding GNAT family N-acetyltransferase — MSFSVCGKKLEKVQFEYLPINFSQDKDICLSFRRDAHMVSFGCLDNYDPANTLQWYQKLLRIYPEGFVHVWLNRQIIGQLEFNATLTAPNGQAGGYVYFIYLIPEYRGCGFGKQLLDYATQHLVSKGCKQAALRYIEGNYRAENLYLKNGWVKQGLLKSSPQLMVKDLTGENNEN, encoded by the coding sequence ATGAGTTTTAGCGTGTGTGGTAAAAAATTAGAAAAAGTGCAGTTTGAGTATCTCCCAATCAATTTTTCACAGGATAAAGACATTTGTCTTAGCTTCCGCCGTGATGCCCATATGGTCAGCTTTGGTTGTCTAGATAATTATGATCCTGCCAATACCCTGCAGTGGTATCAAAAGCTTTTGAGGATTTATCCTGAAGGTTTTGTTCATGTCTGGTTAAATCGGCAAATCATTGGTCAGCTGGAATTCAATGCAACGCTCACTGCGCCTAATGGGCAAGCTGGTGGCTATGTCTACTTCATTTACCTGATTCCTGAGTACCGGGGCTGTGGTTTTGGTAAGCAGCTGTTGGACTATGCTACCCAGCATTTAGTATCGAAAGGCTGTAAGCAAGCGGCGCTGCGTTATATTGAAGGCAATTATCGAGCGGAGAATCTTTACTTAAAAAATGGTTGGGTTAAACAAGGCCTGCTAAAAAGTAGCCCTCAGCTAATGGTGAAGGATTTAACTGGAGAAAATAATGAAAATTAA